In Gemmata obscuriglobus, a single genomic region encodes these proteins:
- a CDS encoding nucleotide pyrophosphohydrolase, with amino-acid sequence MPDATTPVAALKDAIRAFAAARGWEPYHTPKNLAMALASEVGELCDILRWLTPEESVAVARDPVQREAFADELADIANIVFLLSAHTGIDLSEAVAAKMTKNAVKYPAPG; translated from the coding sequence ATGCCCGATGCGACCACGCCCGTGGCCGCGCTGAAGGACGCCATTCGCGCGTTCGCAGCGGCCCGCGGGTGGGAGCCGTACCACACGCCCAAGAACCTCGCGATGGCGCTGGCCAGCGAGGTCGGGGAGCTGTGCGACATCCTGCGGTGGCTCACGCCCGAGGAGTCCGTGGCGGTGGCGCGTGATCCGGTCCAGCGCGAGGCGTTCGCGGACGAATTGGCCGACATCGCGAACATCGTGTTTCTGCTGAGCGCGCACACCGGGATCGATCTGTCCGAGGCGGTGGCGGCGAAGATGACCAAGAACGCGGTGAAGTACCCGGCGCCCGGGTGA